A genomic region of Glycine max cultivar Williams 82 chromosome 15, Glycine_max_v4.0, whole genome shotgun sequence contains the following coding sequences:
- the LOC106796213 gene encoding transcription factor VOZ1-like: MKNNSESTQFSLEGFDCSQFFEADDNVQHGENIIPNILPNICPPPSAFLAPECALWDYFRLAQGVEWCQNYCSSCHELLANNEGLPGMTPILRPWGIGVKDGPLFTVVLAKTRGKEVGIPSCEEFFDLSFLEGETVREWLFFNKPRRAFESLNRKQRSLPDYSGHGWHESMKQVMKEHGGQKRSYYMDPQPLSYLEWHLYEYEINNQDCCALYILELKLVDKKKSPKGKVTKESLTDLQNKMGQLTATVPSTDDDNQSREKQMPNMRMTNLPTSKLILRCAILPYY, encoded by the exons ATGAAGAACAACTCAGAATCAACTCAATTTAGTTTAGAAGGTTTTGATTGTAGCCAATTCTTTGAAGCTGATGACAATGTGCAGCATGGAGAGAATATTATACCTAACATTCTTCCAAATATCTGCCCTCCACCTTCTGCTTTCTTAGCCCCAGAATGTGCCCTATGGGACTATTTCAGACTTGCTCAAGGGGTTGAATGGTGCCAGAACTACTGTAGTAGTTGTCATGAGCTGTTGGCAAATAACGAGGGTCTTCCTGGCATGACCCCAATTTTGCGACCTTGGGGAATTGGTGTAAAAGATGGTCCTTTGTTTACTGTTGTTCTTGCTAAGACGCGGGGAAAGGAAGTGGGCATCCCTAGTTGTGAAG AGTTCTTTgatctttcttttcttgaggGTGAAACTGTTAGGGAGTGGCTCTTCTTTAACAAGCCTAGAAGGGCATTTGAAAGTTTAAATAGAAAACAGAGATCACTTCCGGATTACAGTGGGCATGGTTGGCATGAATCAATGAAGCAGGTAATGAAGGAACATGGGGGACAAAAGAGGTCCTATTACATGGACCCCCAACCTCTTAGTTATCTCGAGTGGCATTTGTATGAGTATGAGATCAACAACCAGGATTGTTGTGCATTATACATACTAGAATTAAAGCTGGTGGACAAAAAGAAAAGTCCTAAAGGAAAAGTGACCAAGGAATCTCTTACTGATTTGCAGAACAAGATGGGACAGCTTACTGCTACTGTTCCATCTACTGATGATGACAACCAGtcaagggaaaaacaaatgccAAATATGAGAATGACGAATCTCCCAACAAGTAAATTAATACTTCGTTGCGCGATTTTACCATATTACTGA